In Chelonoidis abingdonii isolate Lonesome George chromosome 22, CheloAbing_2.0, whole genome shotgun sequence, one genomic interval encodes:
- the C22H12orf43 gene encoding protein CUSTOS, protein MTPPNQPYGGSAARHSLTPSTFGRGEGRGVSPPEQELANAWAQQRALGPLSLWPGLQVPGCYAVSKMAALLGGCGANVSDSDSSSSAADLERFREAVWDLAGQRSAVVRPEPGSGCFGKDKLLQVQPSLRQKVNDHDKDGNELQTTPEFRAHVAKKLGTMLDSYITVLEDSSGPAQTSMQTADSEDDGFRLFSSSIPGDCGKSKPLLSTRRRQPSSSSELDSDQEWQRYQEAAVSAADILKQSAFSVMPLDSSQVHKQECTEHNQKKKKKRKKKARGEHNSEQKTAGCDQISNKTLSSIDGECMRQEGRCTEDTALPSVVKKKKKIIRKEANDDSTL, encoded by the exons ATGACCCCCCCAAACCAGCCCTACGGCGGAAGTGCTGCTCGTCATTCCCTCACCCCGTCCACCTTCGGGAGAGGCGAGGGTCGTGGAGTTTCCCCGCCAGAGCAGGAACTTGCAAACGCATGGGCTCAGCAGAGGGCTCTCGGGCCTCTGTCACTGTGGCCTGGACTACAAGTCCCAGGATGCTATGCGGTTTCCAAGATGGCCGCGCTCCTGGGTGGCTGTGGCGCGAATGTTTCGGACTcggacagcagcagcagcgcggCGGACTTGGAGCGATTTCGTGAGGCCGTCTGGGACCTGGCTGGGCAGCGGTCGGCGGTGGTTCGGCCGGAGCCCGGCAGCG gTTGTTTTGGGAAGGACAAGTTACTACAAGTTCAACCTAGTCTCAG aCAGAAGGTGAATGACCATGACAAAGATGGCAACGAATTACAGACCACACCAGAGTTCAGAGCACATGTTGCAAAGAAACTGGGAACAATGTTAGACAG CTACATCACTGTACTGGAGGATTCATCAGGTCCTGCACAGACTTCCATGCAAACAGCTGACTCTGAAGACGATG GCTTTCGCCTATTCTCTTCATCTATTCCAGGAGACTGTGGGAAATCCAAACCTCTGCTCTCAACCAGGAGGCGACAACCTTCCAGTTCTAG TGAGCTGGACAGTGACCAGGAATGGCAGAGATACCAAGAGGCTGCTGTGTCAGCAGCAGATATCTTGAAGCAAAGTGCTTTTTCTGTGATGCCTCTGGATTCCAGCCAGGTTCACAAGCAGGAGTGCACAGAGCACaaccaaaagaagaaaaagaaaaggaagaagaaagctAGAGGTGAACATAATAGTGAACAGAAGACAGCAGGATGTGACCAGATCAGCAACAAGACTCTATCATCCATTGATGGAGAGTGCATGAGGCAAGAAGGCAGATGTACAGAGGACACAGCATTGCCTAGTGtggtgaagaagaagaaaaagattaTCAGAAAAGAAGCGAATGATGATTCCACTCTATGA